The DNA window ggtaagtaactgtactccagtctatatttcctccgagtCAGGTATATAAGTTCAAAATTATTTGTACTAGTTTACTTGTTAATACTTGGTTCCCTAAATTCTGAATACTATTCCAGATTTACCCCACATCCATCACAGCCCTAGTGAAGAGCAACGACACGCCCATCCTAGCTTACTGCGAGGTTGCGCCCGAAGAGCCGTTCAAACCGCGCAAGGTGCTGTTCACTCACGCGGAGCTGAACGCACTGATGAGCTGCATCGTGGCCGAGGTACAGCTGTGTCAGCAGGCGCTCAATGATGAGAATGACAAGAGGGACATGTATAAGGTATGTTCCTGACAACATACCTAAAATACCTAGAAAGTctaggcacagtataaggacgacccAGTAGTGAATCTACCGCGATCGgtgttacggctcagccacgacattggtctaagcgcgacagcggtgagcggcggccatatattggagcgagacatagcgatgggacttttcattcgcacgtatggctgccgctcaccgctgtcgggcttagaccaatgtcgtggccgggccgttaggcTCTCTCGCACGCGCCGCGCGCGACCTTGCAGCGCCGCGCGGCGCGACCGCGATCGTCCGTTTCCTCATGTACTCTCTGCATCTTGCCCGCGCAGAGCGgtactcaaggacaaaccgcgcggcgTAAAATTagttagaagaattattactggtttttaacccccgacgcaaaaacgacggggtgttataagtttgacgtgtctgtctgtctgtctgtctgtctgtctgtctgtctgtctgtttgtctgtgtgtgtgtctgtctgtggcaccgtagctcccgaacgggtgaaccgatttcgatttagttttttttgtttgaaagctgagttagtcgggagtgttcttagccatgtttcatgaaaatcggtccactatgtcgcggtcgggggttttttcaaaattttaattttgtggttaggttatatactgTGTACTAGGACCGTGGGATCCCAACGCGAACAAGTTTTTCactgaaatcgcgaagcgtctggttgaggtattAACTGGTGCCCggagagctggcgacttcctcgcataacgtgtcagcattgcgatacagcgaggaaatgacgccagcatccttggtacaatgcctcaaggacctattttaaatattagctagcttttaagtttagtcttagtttgttttataattatgtaaatatgtccatgtaaataaatacatacgtattatAACCTACAAAATTTTGTCGGGGTTCCGTACCGAAAGTGGTTGTCGCCCCGTTACCTGCCGGGTCATCTCTATATTGTAGTCACCTGCAATGACATCGCACAAAAAgggctgcataaatatctgacacgctcttatggctctagaaataagatcagtctcagatatttttgcgacgttctttttgtgcgatgttattgccggtgagTCTAAGAAAATGTTAATGTAAACGTCAGAAATTCATAGAAGTTTCTGTTAACGGGTTAATTTGCCTGTTCAGGTGGACGACTGCCGTCGCACGCACAACTACGACGAGTTCATCTGCACGTTCCTGTCCATGCTGGCGGAGCGCGGGTCGCTGGCGGAGCTGGTGGCGGCGCAGCTGGAGCGCGGGCGCGCGCCGCGAGTGCGCCGGCGCCGCGCCCGGCCCCGGCCGAGGGTGCGGGCCAGTGCGCGCTCAAGGAAGTGACACGGCAGACTACTGTAGTCTctagtactactactactactagtatatatttttgataccGCCTGTTTTCGCCCCGTCATTTTCTGATATTATGTTAGCTGTAGTTTTCCATCACAGAAGAGTCCTTAAGCTTCAAGTGCGATAAGGTCTTTTCTGTCTGAAAGTTAAAAGAAATTCCAACAAAAAACGTCAAATAATACGAAACCTGAgtgacttcaagtatggactcgcgggtAAAAGCGAAAATGGTGCTAGACCGCCAGGTTTTCATCTCTATTTCTGTAATTCTGTTACTTTTACTGTTCTCTGCGTTCTCGCTCTTTGAGAATTTCTTCTTTGTCTATATGTTTCCTTATAACGACAATCATTTAAGCTTTAATTTATTTAGCAATAAATATTAGATAAGTTTGTTATATATATAGTAATTTCAGAGCAACTTTTTATAATTACTTTTGGCAAGTCACTATAAGCTTTAATTGTAAGTCTAATTTAACAAAagatgaataaataaaacaaacatattaaaaacGATTTTTATTAGTATACTACGAACAGCGCCGTATTTACATGGTCGTCATATTGTTAAAGAAATGTAACAACAACAACTATTATTGATTGCTTAGGCACATACTTCATCTAACAACTTCCTTAAAAGTTAAGTAACATTCAATTGTTAGTTATGGGAGAAGCTTATTATTTAGGATACATGGTATGATTGTTACACCTGCAATGGTGCTTACTTCTTGGTAAAACTATTCTCGGCCCTTAAAATTCGATAAGCATAagcttgtttatttattacaataattgGGATGCGCTAAAATATTGAGATACCgtttaaaattacataatttggtataactttataaaaatCATCAAGAAAATACAGTGTGGTCTCATTCGCATTTGtttgtgtataaatattttcaattgACAGTTCCATTGGTTTACACAGAAAAAGTTTTGAGAAAAATCAgataaattaatagaaataaaaaaaaagaaaagattTTGATTCTGCTTGATTTTAGACATTCATAATTTATCAGATACAAGATGTAATCACAATTCATCGGAAGATTATTGTCAGAACCGGAAATTAGTATTATTTACACAGCAATAGTTAAAAAGTTGAAATACCTAAAGAAGATTGGTAAGTACTGTAAACATCAGCAAGGCAAGTGGCTCGTTGATAAAACAATTCATATCACAGACTAACAGAAACATTACGAAAAGATTTATTCTCACTACTTATATGGCACTAATCACACTAAAATCTGAAAGTAAGCTAACAGTCAAAGGCAGTgtttatacaatatatatcagtAGATAATTCGGAGTTTAATTTACGTCATTCCAATCCAGGCTCTCCCACGTCGCGTATATTCCGTCATTCGTCATAgtcattactttggtcgacagAAATCCTATCGACACTGTTGACTAAAGCCCAATCTAGACTGTTCAAAAACATGCATGCAATACAGAATACAATAAATCCAGTCGATCGACCAAATCGTACGTGAATTCTTGAATAATCTAAATAGGCCTTAACGACACGGATCGTCGCAGACAGGATAAGAACTAACTAAAGAACACAAATCAATCCAATCTTGAAATCTGATCAAATACCAATTTTTTACGTAATTAAAAACCTACAGAATTGTCAAATCCTGTTACATTTCAATGACAATATAACAAAATTTCTACGACTATGGGCATGTCAACAATATACTCCCGTACTAATTAAGTAAAGAAATAATACTCGACATAACAATTCATAAAATCATTTGTTTCTTCGGACTCGCCGGTAGCACCAGAGACCGGACACCGGGCGAGCGGTCCGGCTCACAACCGAAACTTATTGCTATTATCACTACATTCCATTGCACTACATCGGATAACGATAAAATTGTGAATTTGAAACGGAAGCATAAAATTAAACCTACATAAGACACTGACTTGCAGGACCTCAAAATCGGCGTCGGtacttttctaaataatttttgCATGTGTAACAATGGTGAAACGGTATTTACTGTGCTGTGATGTGCATGTGTGTGCTGTGTACATGTGATCCGTgttatagataatatttttcataaataaatacataaacgtataatataaataggtttaaataaaataatgattcATCTAAATACACCAGTAATataattaaactattttttaataaGCATAAACCTTTGAGACAATAGATTAAAATGTTTGTTTAGGGTTGCTCCTTGCTAATATTTTACCCTAGAAAATGCATttcgtaaaaaaaatgtattatttatatttccaGCCATATTTTATTCAGTGAGTGAGAACCCTATTACTTTATGCTGTAATCCGAAATATCTCGAAGATCTAGTCATTTCTGGTTAGAAACAAAAGGAAGTAGTAGGCGAATGCGACCACCGTTACACTATATTTTTGTTAAAGAATGTAGAAAAACTAACGGCCGATTTTAGGTCCTACGAAATCATTGTGTTTAGGCGTGATTTGAGCGAAATACGCAACGTACGCACATGCACATAAACCTATTGCACTCTGCGAGACTTAATATAACGCATAATTATTTGATCGAAATAATTACCATCAAAATTTgactaataaaaaaatctacatcAAACCTTAGCACGCTATCTACTACGGCATACATTCTTCGATAAGGAACAATATCATCaatcaataattataaaataacaatgtaTAATAAATGTTCACAGGGCCGGATTAAATCTTATAGGCATTTAAGGTCGGGCCACACCGGTTGCCAAATTTAAATATATCACTTGCGTTGTTCAAATTCATTATAAGTGCCATCGCAACGCAAATGATGTACTCCAGAAAGGTTACGCACACCCCTTCTTGTAATTGCTGAATAGGACCACAGATAATGAGTTATCATTACACAAATCGGTTCGAAAAATATTTCGATAGATGTCACTTTAACATCCGAACCGATAGCGCTCAAACCGCTATAGTTTCCCTAGATTGTAAACCATTAACATTTGAACAGTACCAACCTATGAACCCATTTATCTGTGGACCCTAGTGAGCGCAACCTGTGTGGGCCGCGGATGCGCCGGCCCCGGTGGCGGTGCGGTTTCAACTGTCGGCGGGCGCGTCGCCGCCGGCGTTGAGCTCGGTCTTCTCGGCTTTCTCCTTGCCGGCGCTGAGCTCGGCCAGCCCGGGGATCGGTAAGTCTTTTAGTTGTCTTTTTTCTATTTCAGCTTTGAACTGCTCGATGTCTTGGGGACTGgaaatgaaaatttcaattaTAATAAGTGCAAGAATGGAGCTAATTTGGTATGGTGCATAAAACACGTGACCTAAACGATTTTGCAAAATACGTTTTAAAACCGTTCCTTTCCGAGGCATAAATATTCGTTCATATAAGTATTAGCGTTTGCTTTATTCGTACTAGACTCCTATATACGGCCgaaagtccactatcatatgtttatcatagaaatatgatcatgagtctgtatgcctccctctttttccaacgtgaagaaaaaggatggcatgttgcctatgatcatatttctatgataaatatatgatagtggactatctgCCTACGTTGGATATGTGATATCATAGTATTAAAAGTACAGAGTTGATTTTGGAATGACGTGTCAAACGACACGGGTATTTTTTACAATTAATTAaatcaatttttaaaaatagttttaatgtgTACGCTACGCTCTTAGTTTTTGGACACTGTGTTCATTCATCTTTATGTCCAGAGAGAGTGAGAgtgtgaatgaatgaatgaggaGTTGAAGTTCTTAAATTTCTACACCGTTACATGCGTATTGGCGTGTACCTAATTAAgtatacataaatgtaatgCAAGTATAATTGGTGTAAACCGttcttgtaaataaataaataaatgtcgaGTCGTGTATCGTCCAGAAGAAGCCACAGCCCTCGGGAGGACTCGGCCTATAGTCACTGCCGCTATCTAAGAAACCCCCAAAAGGTCGGAAGAACAACTGAGCAAGCGGGAGGATGACGGAGCAAAGAGTTGTGTGTGTCAGGTCGGTATGTGTACCTGATCTGCACGAAGAGGATGCCGTTGATGAGGTTGAGCATGTCGATGACGGAGGCCATGCCGGGCGGCTGGATGTGCAGCGGCGGGTGGTGCGgcggcgcgtgcgcgtgcgGCGCGCGCGCGTAGGCCTCGGCCAGCCGCTTCTGCAGCACCACGGCCTGCGTCGTCAGGTGCCGCAGGCACTCCGACGACTCGCGCGTCTTCTCGTGCTTCTCGCCCAACTGTAAGTGCAAAATCGACAATATCGACATCAATTTCTCTTGTAGGTGGCACTAAGTTCCTTaattacttggctggcgcgataacccagaatgagttttggcctccaacacgaGAGCACGTCATTTTGCTCGGTCTTGaccggtatcgcgccagcttttgccgacgccgagctcactgAGTTACGTATATAAAATAATCTGCACGTGTCTTTTCATAATATTTGAATAAGACGTATCATATCATATATGTCACTTTGATTAGTTAAGTGGTCGAAAAATCTATGTCTGCGATTTTAAAAGCTGAATAAGGATGATGATTTTTTCTGCGTTAGCCAAGTCAAATGTCATACAGCACGATCCTCAAATAGTTGTCACGCAGGATATCGTGCGCACAAGTAAATGGCGCACTACAGCCGCCTTGAATGAGTGAGCGCACGCCGTGCCGCACTCTCATCACCATAACGCAACAAATTGCCAGGACTATAGTCCTAGCAGACTCTATATACTGGGCGACAACTCACCAGCTGCTTGTAAATGGAGTACGTCTCCTTCTCATGCGTCAGAGCGGCACGGAAGTCACCAAGGCAGGACAAAGTTCGTGCTAGCAAATGGCGCGCTACAGCCGCTTTGAGAGAACGCGCGCCGTGAACCGCGCTTGTCACGCTTAATGCGCGCTCTACGAAGCGAAGTGATAGCTCGTATTCGCCGACCGCGTGTAGTATTAATGCGATGTTGCTCTGTAAAGATAACGGAACGTTATAcaataaatattgataattaaaCTATCAACAATGGAAAAATACTCCAGCATGAAGTAGATTTAGTGATGTGAAATACTGGCACAGATCACCtcaaaaacattaaacattacGATCGATTGGctataaatgttattattagaaTCGCAACTTGATATcacgtttgtttacatgataggcTTATCAATCTTATCATGTATTCATGATAGTTTAGGATGAATGCTTAAACAGCTATGCATTCTACTAgacatcacatggcgaccctgccaatGTACTTACATCGAGTAGCGCCATCTCTGGATGGTTCTCGCCACAAACAAGCAGCGCCAGGTAGCGGGCTCGGTAGAGGAGCTTGAGAGCCGTGCTCACTTGCCCGTTGGCGAAGCAGTATAGCGCCAGGTGCgactgaaaaaataattaatcgtTGAAATTACAAATATCAAGTTAACAAAGACTAACGTAAAATGCATCTATCATTTTGAAATATATCATCGTCATTATATGGTTAAGAAAACTGCCGGTGCTACTATTATGATCCTAACATACTTACATATTCAGTAATAGTGTAAGGATGATCAATGCCGTTGACCCTCTCCGACATAAGCACGGCTTTCTGCTGATAGGCCATCGCGTCCCTATGTTCGCCCGTCACATAGCATAGCCTAGCGACCATCCTCAAGCACTGAGCTATTTCTCCGTGCATAGCTCCATAGACGTTGTTGAGCAGATTGAGAGCTTCGGCAATCAGTTCGTGGCCCTCTGATACAGAGCCGGCTTGGATTTTGTTTTGGCCCGTGGTGTAGAAATTGTAGGCGTCTGAtgcctgaaaaaaaaaagataaaacttATGATTCAGTTTTTAACCCGCAGAGTGCCCGGAGGGCGGGAGTGTAAATgtgtaaggtccgaccgagatctcggtctcggtctcggtctcggcattctcggccgaAAATCGGGCCGAGAACTCGGTCTCGGCTCTCGGCCAAAATGGGCCGAGATTCTCGGTGAAACCGAGACTCAgattttgaatttattgcgcACTCGCGTCCAATCGGTTTTTAGCTACCCTTTGTTACATCGTCCGTTTGGTATCccgattttagtgattttggtaggtTGTTTATCGATATTTCTCTATAAGCTATGGCgcctgcttaccatcaggcgagccgtatacttgtttatCACTGATGTAGTCTATTTTGCTACGGTAGATGGGTAAGGGGTGCGGTAGGTTTGGGTAGTTACGGAACCAAACACTAAACACGGCCCGACATGCTCCTGGATTCCTGATTAATAGGCGAATTTCggttatgaaaacattttttgcaaaaattgtaTGTTTTTCGCTGTTTTATaaattctcggtctcggtctcggccgagaatcaaattgaatctcggtctcgttctcggccgagacaaaaatatcgctctcggtcggaccttataAACGTACATCAGTTTTAAATTTAGAATTCGATTTTGATTAACATATCTAACACAATATCGCATCTGTAGATTTCAAGAGTTTAGTTTTTGGGTACCTACTCGTAGTTTACATATTTAAAAGTTGATAAAATGATACTTACCCTAGGATTGATATGTTTGACAACGGGGAAGATGTTCATAATGTCCGCGCTGGAGAAAGTGGCCTTGTTCTTGCTGTCGAAGTCATACTCTCGCAGCATGATTTGGAGTCCTACTTTCAATGCGAAGGACCTGTAAAAAATACAAGATGTAAGGTTAATAGTAGATTTGATGCTCCACTAACGACAACTTGCCATATGACAGTTCCAAAAGAACATGATTAATAATCGAGACATACGAAATACGAATTGATAGAAAACGCACTCGTTGAAATTCATGTTGAAACGCTAGAAATATTTGTGTGATACTAACCTGAGAAGTGATATTTTTTGTAGGCCGTGTTTTTCGATAACATTGTCCATGTTATCGGCCGCTAACTCATAGCCCCAATACGCCTGGAATCAAATGTATGTGTTTATATGCTTTTAGAAATATTAGTCGTCTGATTCATTTTACTATCTTATTCGCACTACGCCGTTCTTAGAGGCGGGTCCGTGTCTAAGTATAACGGTAAAAACTTTAGCGTAAGATTCTGACACACGGGGGCGGACGTCACGCGAGCAGACGCTAACGTCTCCTACGGCGTGGAACACAAAGCCGGTAGCTCGATCTATCGAACGGATACAGCGGACAGAGTGCGGAGCTCACCTTGAGCTCCTGTTTGATCTGCGAGAAGAGCGCCTTCGGGGTGAGGTGCTGCCACTCCGGCAGCGGGCCGGACGGGgcggggcggcgcgggcggcggccgcgcccgccgcgccctcgcgccggcgccggcgccgagcCGCCCGACACGCCCGGCGCCGCGCACGCGCCCAGCAGGCAGTTCAGGAAGTGCGCCACGCCGGACCCGATGCACATCGGTTCGCAACCCTGGAAATATGATACGTGTGTCAATTGTCAAAAGTACAAGTCACAGAAAAAATAACCGGCCaagtgtcgggccacgctcagtgtagggttccgtagttttccgtaattaatattatcaaaaaacgatcttaataaacccgtattcatttttaaatacctatccaacaatatatcacacgttggggttggaatgaaaaaaatagtatcagcccccactttacataaaGGGTTTGTGACCCTCATGAATAACattcttttttatctttttgtctttttggtaccaaatttcagctttttttttgaaatgaaataatcCACGCGATCGATAGACTCGATCGGGTCAAATAAAAGAACCGCAGCATTTTTTATGACGTCGACGCGACGACGAGGCGATGAGGAAGAGCGCGATCTTTCGGCTCGGTACTCCGCTATTACATCCGGTTACCTGTAGGTATGCAGTGTAGAGATGCTTGGCCGCGCGCAATACGAGCTCGCCGACGGCGATGGCGTGCAGGTACTGCAGGGAGGCGATGGGCTTGAGCGCGGCGGCGACTCGGCCTAGGTAGCGCACGTTGATACCGCGCGCGTGCAGCGCCTCCGCTAGACCCGCGCCGTCCATGGGCGCAGCCTGTTGCTCCAGACATTCGCGAACCTgcaaaatacatatatttattgttaCTGCTGAAAAAGTAGGTGCTCTCAAGGGTGTCGCTGCTTCTAAATCTAGACACTGCGTTAGCTGCTATTGTAAACAGTGGTATCTACTCACGAAGGCGGGAATCTGTGTAGTGAGCAAGAAGGCAGCAGCCTCTTTCACAAGATGGCGCTGACGTGCCAAAGACCCGGGCGGCGCGGCGTGCTTGATGCCGGCTGAGTACACGTCGGGGTTGAAGCGAACGTCGAACTCTGATTCTTTGAGTGAGGATACGGCGCGAGCTGCGGCTGCGACTACCGCGCGGGAGCGTCCGCCAGCTGAAATgacaaaaaatacaataaaaatcaCTTTATTTCTTGGTGTCTTTGATGGGTCTAAAAGATACCTTCTTTACACTGTATTAAAATAGTTAAACTATATTGCATCTGATGTATGTGACTGGTCAacgactaacccccttattcataaacgtacactaaagttatcaagccgataaagttcgtttgtccctttctgacgtattTGGTgagatagaaaaggacaaatgaactttatcttgataactttagtgtacgtttatgaataaggcaaTAAGTATTTAACGCAAGAATAGATTGGTCACACGCGTGCGTTTAATGCGATGTTAATCACAAACGCACATTTGCGAGAATCAAATATTATGAAATCAAAGTAGATCACAATGATGGTGTAGTAGGGAGTAAAATTAATAGTTTTACACGTATTTCTTCTACTAGGGTGTCTAAAATAAACTCGAAACAGCCAAAAAATCAGAATAACAAACTTACTGTCACTCTCTTCCTTATCCTTATCACCGCAGATGGAATCCGTAATACTTTCCACAATCTTCTTGGCGACATCAGTATCAATATCCGAATAGTTCTCATTCAACAACAAATCATCCTCCTTAGACTTCTCACTGTCTTTTTCAACCTTAACCTCTTCCTTTTTGGCACTTTCTTTTTCCTTCTTATCCTTCTTTTTGGCTTCTTTCTCCTGGCTCTTTTTATCGCGCTTCTCCGGCTCTTTTTCCTTGGGTTCTTTTTCCATGAGCTCTTCTGGCTCTTTGCTGGGTTCGATCGGTTTGGCGTCGCCGGAGTCGCGCTGGCGTTTGGCGCTAAGCTGTTGCAGGTGGAATGCTGCGTAGCGGATAAACATGAAGTAACGGGCCCTGGgaaaaatgaaataatgttaaatatacACAATCCTATAAATCTCTTAAGATctcttaaagggataagttcgcctttgtactagtgatgagctctttttcttgtgcgttgtattattttctggtacaataaagtgttttactactactactactaatctCCATTCCAAGTTTGCATACCAGAAAACGAGTAAACAATAAGCTCAAATGTCTTATAGAgagttttaaaaagttttttgatCAATGCTAAATATAGTTTGGCACCAAACAAAAAGGGACCAATAGAATATATTTTTCAActataatagtttatttacaagAATTTCATCGACCGTTTAAATAATCTGCCGCTGCTGTATGGGCGAACGTGAAAATTAGAGTTCAATACCTACGAACACGGATCCACGTTCCGGCATACGAGATAACCAATCATAATCATAAAGGAtaagaaaaaaaacatgtttaaatGTAAAGTATACTTACTCAACGAAACTATCAACTAATTCCTGCCTGAGGCAACACAACTTGTGCTTGTGGATAATAGGGAAGCCCATAGCTTTGATGTCCTCTCTCAGCTCGTCGTCTTCAACTGAAAAAGAAACGTCGCATTTAGATAGACGTAAGAAATAATTATCGATCatcgtatttttatttaagtgtatgtAAATTAACAGAAAAGTCGAATTGGCCATTACTAGTTCCTTGCCTTGACAGAAAGTTCACGAATAAACTTTCAGAACACGAAAGACCTGTTGGTCAGCGTTAATCAGAGGTAAAACAAAAAACACATTCacattaaggtacagcggggcaaatgtaagtggtccattttttccatgttttacaatgtttgcattattaaattgagtgcccaccggttatatatggtaggcgtgttcagtggacaaATGTCGAACATCATATTGtaatcatggaaaaaatggatcagttaaaaTTGCCCCCCTGttaagatttgccccgctgtaccttatctgaAACGGATTCAACGAACTTGAAATGTTTGCTCGCCATTTTAACCAACCAAAAGGCGCTGGTTACGGAGTGGGGCATTATCTTCAGCTGTTGACCTTGACTTGCAAACATAACCTTATGAAGTGAATACGTACGCTGTAAGAAGTTGACGTCGGGCGGGAAGGTGCGTAGCAAGTCAAGGATGTAGTGGCGGCCGTCGTTGCCGATGATGCCCTTGCACTCCACGCTCGAGCACAGTTCCACCGTCTCGCCGTTGGCGCTGGTTACGGAGTGAGGCATTATCTTCAGCTGCTGACCGGCCTTTGCTGAGCTGTACAGAAAAAATAAATCTGTTATGTGATTGTTGTGGCAAGAAAAGTAGATCGGTAATGTTGTAAGAAAAATGATTTAACTTTGATCTAACCTTTCTATGCACGCACAGGAAATTCTGTTATCACGTGTTAGACACAGAGCGCGCGGTAGCCGAATGTGTGCAACCGGGGTGCTGTGACGTCACTCACCAGCTACATATACTTGGGGTGCGACAGAACAGTTGTCCCGAAGTCGATGCTCCCGTAGACCACGCTCTGTACCTGCTCTTTCTCTAGGATGCCGGGGATGATAGACTGCGCGGTGACGCAGTAGCTGCGTTAGTAGGCCACTGTTTTGAGACGTCACTCAGCAGCTCCATATACTTGGGGTGCGACAGAACAGTTGTCCCAAAGTCGATGCTGCTATAGACCACGCTCTGTTCCTGCTTTCTCGAGGATGCCGGGGAAGATGGACTGTGCGGTGACGCGGTAGCTGCGTTAGTAGGCCACTGTTTTGAGACGTCACTCACCAGCTCCATA is part of the Leguminivora glycinivorella isolate SPB_JAAS2020 chromosome 10, LegGlyc_1.1, whole genome shotgun sequence genome and encodes:
- the LOC125230044 gene encoding clustered mitochondria protein homolog, with amino-acid sequence MALGSEVNDENSSKNTSQKVKNGSASNNVKDKSGSENVIKAEKAEATKMKKNISVKTAGSNGHARTPNGRADDEGGGSARVSYAAAARKPPSPGTNPAPFPMPTETTQKPKSNNEKTQTNSSKSNSKLNGEERIPSDSDVKDDKPRTKEQIVNGTNKSHETILNGNAKKENSDCDISSSSDNGKVVSNGINSDSDDSKSSKSDEGHDIVLPKVCPKKNSESRVADKKKESKKTKAADKSNESEKKVTVIVTDKKEEDSKPAETTEKVNGECNKVVNGDKDRESTPSEDGDDKKRDAEVVFIQDMGFTVKIVSPGAEPLDIQVLSMELVQEIHQVLMDREDTCHRTCFSLQLDGVTLDNFAELKNIEGLKEGSVIKVVEEPYTMREARIHVRHVRDLLKSIDYTDAYAGQECSSLAFLNVITQGDILEKKKSRPESVDCTPPDYIMPGSTERPLLPLHPGLTKENKAPQCLKVLTTSGWNPPPGPRKMCGDLLYLHVVTLEDRHFHITACPRGFYLNQSTEEVFNPRPSTPSLLCHSLIELLSIVSPAFKRNFALVQKKRMQKHPFERVATPYQVYQWASPVLDHTVDAIRAEDTFSSKLGYEEHIPGQTRDWNEELQTTRELPRGTLPERLLRERAIFKVHSDFVAAATRGAMAVVDGNVMAINPGEEPKMQMFIWNNIFFSLGFDVRDHYKDLGGDAAAFVAPRNDLQGVRVYSAVDTPGLHTLGTVVVDYRGYRVTAQSIIPGILEKEQEQSVVYGSIDFGTTVLSHPKYMELVTKAGQQLKIMPHSVTSANGETVELCSSVECKGIIGNDGRHYILDLLRTFPPDVNFLQLEDDELREDIKAMGFPIIHKHKLCCLRQELVDSFVEARYFMFIRYAAFHLQQLSAKRQRDSGDAKPIEPSKEPEELMEKEPKEKEPEKRDKKSQEKEAKKKDKKEKESAKKEEVKVEKDSEKSKEDDLLLNENYSDIDTDVAKKIVESITDSICGDKDKEESDTGGRSRAVVAAAARAVSSLKESEFDVRFNPDVYSAGIKHAAPPGSLARQRHLVKEAAAFLLTTQIPAFVRECLEQQAAPMDGAGLAEALHARGINVRYLGRVAAALKPIASLQYLHAIAVGELVLRAAKHLYTAYLQGCEPMCIGSGVAHFLNCLLGACAAPGVSGGSAPAPARGRGGRGRRPRRPAPSGPLPEWQHLTPKALFSQIKQELKAYWGYELAADNMDNVIEKHGLQKISLLRSFALKVGLQIMLREYDFDSKNKATFSSADIMNIFPVVKHINPRASDAYNFYTTGQNKIQAGSVSEGHELIAEALNLLNNVYGAMHGEIAQCLRMVARLCYVTGEHRDAMAYQQKAVLMSERVNGIDHPYTITEYSHLALYCFANGQVSTALKLLYRARYLALLVCGENHPEMALLDSNIALILHAVGEYELSLRFVERALSVTSAVHGARSLKAAVARHLLARTLSCLGDFRAALTHEKETYSIYKQLLGEKHEKTRESSECLRHLTTQAVVLQKRLAEAYARAPHAHAPPHHPPLHIQPPGMASVIDMLNLINGILFVQISPQDIEQFKAEIEKRQLKDLPIPGLAELSAGKEKAEKTELNAGGDAPADS